AAAGGATGATCGATATGTTTTGTGGCGGCCAAAGAGCAAAATAATCGTCAGCTTTTACACTATATCGCATAGGGCAGGATCCGCTAAGCTTTGTTTTTATCACTCTAACCCAAGATAAGCGGCCAAGGCTTTCGGTGGGCTTGCCATCACTTGCTGCGTCGGTTGGGGTGAGCTGAGCACTTGATCGCTTAGCAGCAATGTCTCATCAGCGATCCGCAGCGCGTCGTTGGGATCATGCGTCACCATAAGCACCGTAGCCTGCCGCTCTTGCGCCAACGTTTGCAGCAAATCCAGCATCTCATTTTTCAAAGCAGGCCCCAATGCGGTGAAGGGCTCATCCAATAAAAGGATTGGTTTATCTTGCAAAAGCACCCGCGCCAGCGCCACGCGGCTTTGCTGCCCCCCTGATAATTCACCGGGCTTAGAGGTTTCAAAACCAGCCAATCCCACGCGTGACAACGCCGCCTTCACCTGCTCTTGTTGGATCGATGACAGATATCGGCGCTGGGTCAGCGCCAAAGCCACGTTCCGTTTTGCGCTAAGATGCGGAAATAAATTATTGTCTTGAAACAGCATCGCCATAGGCCGCTCTGCCGGGCGCAGCCCGGTGATATTCTGCCCGTTCCAGAGCACGGCGCCAGAAGACACCGGCAAAAACCCCGCAAGCGCGGCCAAAAAAGTAGATTTTCCAGCGCCTGATGGGCCCATAATGGCATAAATTTTTGCATCCAAACCACGCAATGAAGCGGTCAGTTGGAAACTGCCTTGACGAATTTTTAAGTTTTGCAAATCAAGCATTACGACGCCCTAAAAAATCAAATACCCAGAAAAATCCAAAACTTAATATCAAAAGAAGGCTGGCGCAGCCCGCGGCTTGCTCCATACGGTACGACCCCATCAATTGATACAGCTTTAGCGGCAAGGTCGCGCGCTCGGCATCGCCAAACAGCGCGATAACGCCCAGATCGCCCATCGAAAGCGCCGCGGTCAATCCCGCGGCGAATCCGAATGGGCGCCGTAATCTAGGCCAAACCACCCAGCGCCACCACCCCAACCTAGACAGCCCCAAAGAAGCCGATAACCAGCAGAAATTGGCGTCTACCTGGCTCATTTCCGGGCGTAAAATACGCACTGCAAAGGGCAATGACATCAGAGCATTCACACATAGCGTTACCCAAAGACTTATCTCAAACGGGTTCACATAAGGACTGGCAATCAAAAACAAACCGGTCCCCAAGACAAGCGGCGATACCGTAATGCTCAACGTTGCGATGGCTTCTCCACCGCGGCTCAGCAAACTGAGCGACAGTAACATGCACAGCGCTGTGGCCCCCAAAGCAATCAAAACCGAGCGCAGCGCCGCCATCCACACTGCAGCCGGCAGGCTGGTTATACTGCCAAGCCCATTGCCCAAGACCAATAGTAAAGGCAGGCCTAAAAATAGCAGGGCCACGCCAATCACCACCCCATCTAGATATTTTTGCAAGGTAGAATGGCGGCCCAGCGCAATTGGACGATCAAGCCCAATGCCCAGCTGATGCCCCCAGGCAAAGCCCAGCGCGAAAACGGCAGCCGATGCAGACAGCCCCAATTGCACCAGCCCCAAAAGAGCGGCTTTTGCAAAATCAAAGTCAAATCGAAAAGCTTGATAAATTGCCAATTCCAACGTTGTTGATTTGGGCCCCCCTCCCAAAGCCAGCGCCACGGTAAAACTTGATAAACAAATCACAAAGATGACCGCCGCGGCCGAAGGCAAAATCGTCATCAGCATCGGAAACTCAATCAAACGAAACCGCGCAAAACCGCGAAGATCCAAGCTCTGCCCCAGCCGCAAGCGCTCTTGGGGGATTGTTGCCCAGCCCAATAAAATCATCCGTGTGGCAAGGGGCAAATTAAAAAACACATGCGCCAACAGCACGCCCTGCAGCCCATAGATCGAAAAGCTGCCAAAGCCCAAGCTGCGCAACCCCGTATTGAGCCAACCATTTTGACCGAAAACCGCAATCAAACCAAGAATGGCGACAATAACGGGCAAAATAAAAGGCGCGCCCATCAGCCTAATCACCGCAGCACGGCCCCAAAACTGCGCGCGCGCAAGCGCTCGTGCCAGCGGAACCGCTGATAAAGTGGACAAGAGCGCCGAAAGCGCAGCCTGTAAAATGGTAAAGCGCAAAGCTGACCAATCTGCAGGCCCCAAGCTGGTAGGCCCATCCGCCTGACGCCAAACCGCCCAAAGCGGTAGAAGTACAAAGCTACAAATCAGCGCCCCAGTGCTTATTTGGACAATGCGCGGCGCCATTCCTCAATCGTCTCTTTGCGCAGGTTTGCGGCTTCTTCTTCAGAATAGAACAACACTTTTTCAGGCAAAGGCAAGTCTTGGAACGCTTGCGGCCATTGCGATTTTGGCAGGGCTGCAGGCAAAGACCAATTGCCCTCTGGAATTATGTTTTGGAATTGATCCGTCATGATGAAAGCCAAAAACGCATCCGCCAAATCGGGCACATCTGTGGATGCTATTTTCGCCGCTAACTCGACCATGAAATAATGCCCTTCGGGAAATATCGCTGCCTTTTTGGTAAGATCGTTTTCTGCCACAATATGATAGGCCGGTGAGGTCGTGTAAGAGAGCACCATATCGGCTTCGCCATCTGAAAACAGCCCATAGGATTCTGACCAGCCTTTGGTGACGGTTAGAATTTTCGGCGCAAGCTTTTGCCAAACTGCTTCTGCTTGCTCACCATAGACCGCCTTCACCCAGAGCACCAAGGCCAAGCCCGAGATTGAGCTGCGCGGATCTTGGATCACCAAGCTCAAGTCTGTGCCAGAATTCACCAAAGCATCAAAAGACGCGGGCGGGTTGGCCACTTTTTCAGTATTGTAGATAAACGCAGTATGGCCATAGTTGAAGGGCAGGAATATTTCATCGCTCCACTCTATCGGCAATGTGAGCTGCGCATTGTCTTGGCCATGGGCCGCGAACAAACCCGTTTCGCGCGCTTTTTTTGTAATGTCTGTGTTCAGACCGATCACGGCATCTGCCTCGGTGCGTTCACCCTCCAGAATGATCCGTGACATGACATCACCCGTTTTAAACTGCAAGTCACAGCTGCAGCTTTCCTCAAAAGCGGCCTCAATCGCGGGTCCTGGCCCCCATTCTGACGCAAAATAATCTGGGGCATAAATTGTAAATATCGGAGTCTGCGCCAACGTCATGCTGGCAGTGAACAGACCCGCTGCGAATGTGAAGTACTTCATGTTCTCTCCATATTTGCGACGGGCGGAGAGCGTGTAGCGTGAAGCTGACCTTTCCTCCGCCGGTCTTAACCGGTTCAGGTTCGACGGGTTCGCAAAATGCGTCTCAGCCAACAAGGCGCCCCGAGGTGAGGTCGTGAATAAAGTTTTCACAACACGGTGGCAACCCCTAAAGATGTCAAACCGTCGCAACAACCTGCCCACCCGCCTACAGGCTTGAACCGCTTGCGCTGCTATCAAATCCTCAAACGCCAAAAAGAATAACATAGGCATTTTACGGTCAGCTGAGGATCCGATCGCGCGCATATTCATGTCGGGTGACGCTATGGTGTCATTTATAAAACGTAGCGGTAATCTTCAAAATATTGCGCTTTTTACTGCGCTGTGCATTGCAGTTGTGATCGCGGTCACGACCCTAACACCTTGGGCCGGCAAACTTGCCCCTCAGGGTGCCGATAAGCTGCTTCATACCGCAGGCTTTGCCTTGCTGGTAATGCATATGCTGATGGTGCGTCTGAAAAGCGGCCTGGTGATGGCACCGCTGGCGCTGGTTTTTAGCAGCGCTATCGAACGCATCCAACGCTATGTAAACCGGTTTGGCGATTTCTCAGAATTTTGGCCGGATTTTGTGGGTGTTCTAATAGGTGTGACTTTGGCGATACTTCTAAACCCGTTCATCAAACAATATGCGGCGCGTAACAAAAGTGCGCCAGAGTCAAAGAAATAACTCTAGGAAACCTCTTCATATTTACCCATGATGTGGAAAATTATAAAACGTTCTTGTAAAGAATGGTGACCCCGACAGGATTCGAACCTGTAACCTGCCCCTTAGGAGGGGGCTGCTCTATCCAGTTGAGCCACGGGGCCGTTCAGCCTATTCGTGATAGGAGTTAGCACAATCAATGCCAACCTAAAAGCTTGCATCTAGGTTATCAGGCTGCTGCATCTGCTTTATCCCATGCACCCATCTTGAGGATCGTAAACTTTAACAAGCCAATTCTACCTCTGATATAAAACAGGCCAATATCAATCTAGGAGCCTACCCATCAGAGCGTTTTGGATTTTTAACGGGTATAGTGGCTGATGTGGCGGCTGATTCAACCGAAGCAACAAAAGGTGTCTGGTCTTTTGAAGTGCGTATCACCCCCCAGGAAAACAAGTTGATGAGTGGATGAGATCAATTTGCCCTTCGTCCAAGCATGACCACTTCTGTAGATATCGCAACAGATAAACGACGTCTTATCAGTTATTTCTTCGCACCTATTGTGGATGCCGTTTTTAGCGCATTAGGCGAAAGATGATATCCACTTAGTCATTATCTAAGAAGTATTTGTCGTATTTATTTGTTCGCCTGTTTTATCAAATATGAAATCCCAACCCAGTTAAGAATTAAAAGTAATGAAACTATGATTAGAGACATTGACGATTGGTTTAGCATGATCCAGATAGGCTTCACTGTTGCTAGGCCCACTAGGCCAAGAATTTGAATGTTTTGGATCATCGTTTTCTCTTGAAGTTCGTACCACCACACCATTGCAGCGACACGCTTTATATTTAGAAATTTTTGCGGCCTGCCAAAGGGAAGGCCTTAAAATTTGTGATGCGCTTTATGACGTGTCTTCGCTTAGCACGGGCAAGATACCAAAGCCGTTGCGCCAAAACACCAGCGCCAACACCCCAGCTTCACGTGTTTGCAAAGCATGCGGTTGCTGCGCGGCGTGAAAAATAACATCTCCGGGATGTAAAAAACGCGGCGCCTGCCCAGCCCGCATAAACTCGGCCTCACCAGCAATCACCAAATAGCATTCTTCGGCTGGGTGCTCATGCCATGGGTAATATAGACGGGGTGGCATATATACGACCCATGCCCAAAGTTGACCACTTTGAAACCCTCCTTCTGGACCAATGATTGTAAAACACCCAAATCGATCTAAAAAATCTTGCCCAACCTTGGTATGTTTATAGGTTTCGCGCCAATGCGCTTGAGCTCCTGCTGCCACAACAGCCTTACAAAGTGTCTGATATTGCGTTTCAAAAAATTCATTCTTTTCGCGTGCCAATCCCTGCCCGCATAGCAATGGATTTGGCTCGATCTCTTGAGTTGTGACATCTTGGCAGAACGGCGCAAAAGCCATCAGCTCTTGGTGGTTTTCATAAACAGTCCGAAGTTCGGACAATAATAAATCAAACGGGCGTGCCATTACAAAAACCAATAAGATTATTCTTCCCCCAAAACCCTACATTTTGGGATTGCCATGTCAAACTCAATTAACTCTGCGGGCCTATTTTGCGGCTCGAATATAAGCCTTGACTGATCCTTATAACGGCCATTTGGATCCGAGTTATCTAAACAGCGGCCCTTTCAGTCTTTTGACACCCGAAAAGATACACTCTGGCTTTGCGCCCCACCCAAGTCTTGATCCCACCGGCGAATATCACGCCGCCCCAACGGTGCTTTGAGGCCCTGTATTTCATGAAATGCCGCGTGGCGGGAGTTTTTATCGCGACAGGCACCGATCACTATTATGATCTGGCACAGAGGCCTGTTCAGGGTCTTTTATATGTCTCAGCGCAGGCTTGAATGTCTTTCAACAACATT
The sequence above is drawn from the Rhodobacteraceae bacterium IMCC1335 genome and encodes:
- a CDS encoding ATP-binding cassette domain-containing protein, coding for MLDLQNLKIRQGSFQLTASLRGLDAKIYAIMGPSGAGKSTFLAALAGFLPVSSGAVLWNGQNITGLRPAERPMAMLFQDNNLFPHLSAKRNVALALTQRRYLSSIQQEQVKAALSRVGLAGFETSKPGELSGGQQSRVALARVLLQDKPILLLDEPFTALGPALKNEMLDLLQTLAQERQATVLMVTHDPNDALRIADETLLLSDQVLSSPQPTQQVMASPPKALAAYLGLE
- a CDS encoding thiamine/thiamine pyrophosphate ABC transporter permease ThiP, with protein sequence MAPRIVQISTGALICSFVLLPLWAVWRQADGPTSLGPADWSALRFTILQAALSALLSTLSAVPLARALARAQFWGRAAVIRLMGAPFILPVIVAILGLIAVFGQNGWLNTGLRSLGFGSFSIYGLQGVLLAHVFFNLPLATRMILLGWATIPQERLRLGQSLDLRGFARFRLIEFPMLMTILPSAAAVIFVICLSSFTVALALGGGPKSTTLELAIYQAFRFDFDFAKAALLGLVQLGLSASAAVFALGFAWGHQLGIGLDRPIALGRHSTLQKYLDGVVIGVALLFLGLPLLLVLGNGLGSITSLPAAVWMAALRSVLIALGATALCMLLSLSLLSRGGEAIATLSITVSPLVLGTGLFLIASPYVNPFEISLWVTLCVNALMSLPFAVRILRPEMSQVDANFCWLSASLGLSRLGWWRWVVWPRLRRPFGFAAGLTAALSMGDLGVIALFGDAERATLPLKLYQLMGSYRMEQAAGCASLLLILSFGFFWVFDFLGRRNA
- a CDS encoding thiamine ABC transporter substrate binding subunit is translated as MKYFTFAAGLFTASMTLAQTPIFTIYAPDYFASEWGPGPAIEAAFEESCSCDLQFKTGDVMSRIILEGERTEADAVIGLNTDITKKARETGLFAAHGQDNAQLTLPIEWSDEIFLPFNYGHTAFIYNTEKVANPPASFDALVNSGTDLSLVIQDPRSSISGLALVLWVKAVYGEQAEAVWQKLAPKILTVTKGWSESYGLFSDGEADMVLSYTTSPAYHIVAENDLTKKAAIFPEGHYFMVELAAKIASTDVPDLADAFLAFIMTDQFQNIIPEGNWSLPAALPKSQWPQAFQDLPLPEKVLFYSEEEAANLRKETIEEWRRALSK
- a CDS encoding cupin domain-containing protein; this translates as MARPFDLLLSELRTVYENHQELMAFAPFCQDVTTQEIEPNPLLCGQGLAREKNEFFETQYQTLCKAVVAAGAQAHWRETYKHTKVGQDFLDRFGCFTIIGPEGGFQSGQLWAWVVYMPPRLYYPWHEHPAEECYLVIAGEAEFMRAGQAPRFLHPGDVIFHAAQQPHALQTREAGVLALVFWRNGFGILPVLSEDTS